The genomic interval GTCCGTAACGGCGGAAATGTCAAAGTCAGAGACACTTGCACCGGTTACGTTTGTACCGATCGTGATGGCACTATCAAGGATACCAGTATTGGCACCAGCACTATCGAAAAGCTGGATACCAGCAAGATCGACGTCGATGGTTTCAATCTGGACGGCACCAGAGCTGTCACGGCTGAAAGAACTAACGATACTTTTGGTTGGTGTGGTGGCCGGGTCACTGCTGAGCCAGTTTTCAGAGTTGAACACAGCAGAATCCGAAATGGATTTCAGCTGGTTCTGCAGCTCGGTGATATCCGACTGGATTTTGGCGCGATCAAGACCAGGTTCCTTGGCGGCAACCAGCTTGTTCTTGATCTCTTCCATCACATCAACGGTTGAGTTCATGGCCGTGTACATGGTGTCAACGGTAGCAGCACCAAGACCAAGGGCGTCCTGCACAGCAGAAAGAGCACCATTATCTGAACGCATGGTCGTAGCGATGGACCAGTAAGCAGCGTTATCTTCTGCACCGGAAACACGCAGACCAGTGGAAATGCGTTCCTGAGTAGCGTCCAGATTTTTGTTCGTGGCGTTCAGGGTCTGCAAAGCAGTCATTGCAGAAGTGTTGGTCAGAATACTGTTAGACATGATTATGTCCCTTTCAAAAATAGAAGATAGAGGGGACATTCCGGGCTTTTATCCGGGACAACAGGGCGGCTTCATGCCTTTGAGCATTTGGTTTAGGTTCTGCTCAACCTGTCGTGCTTCTCACCATAATGAGCAGACCTTGCCTCAGGCTGACCAGTCTGTCGAGGCGCGACATTTCTTATCCAGCTCTTGCTGATAGAAGCATGAACAAAAAGAAAAGCCCCTTTAAAAAAAGGGGCTTTCCGAGAATGATATGGAGAGTGGAAAAGAGCAAAATAGGTGTTTCTTCAAGGGTGATCTACGCGCGGATTTGTAACAATTTCAAGGATTTCCAGATTGTCTGATTTTTCCTGTTCCTTGCGTTCCTTATCTTCCACCATGGTTAAAAAGCGTCGCACCGATTCCATGGTGGTGCCATGTTTGCGCAGCTGCTGTTGCAGCACTTCGAGCGCCTGATCCAGCTCTGCCCGCTCTCGGGCCACTTTTTTGAGCTGCTTGGCATGGGATGCCATCAGGGCATTGACCAGAATGGGATCGCCTTCGGCCATCATTCTGACCAATGAGGCTTCCTTTTCCCGCAAATGCGTTTTCTGTTGAACCGTCTGTTCAACCGCTTGCAGGGTGCTTTTGTGCATTTGTTCCTGGGCGTGGAGAAGTCTGCGAAGTCGTTCTGTTCTTTTTGACATGGTCTCTCTTCTTCATCGGCTAAGGGCGATCGAAAGGGCGTCGATAAAAATTCCCACCATTTCACTGACAACAAACATGGTCAGCAAAAGGCCACCCATGAGAATGAATGGCATGGATACGAAATAGACCGGGATCTGCGGTGTGAATTTGTTCAGCAGGCCAAGGGACAGGTTAGCGAGCACGGCATACAGCACAAAAGGGCTCGAGACGCGCAAAGCAACCAGAAAGGCCTCGGTCAATGTGTCTACAAACTGGATGAGTGAGCCCTGCACATCAAAGGTCAGTCCTGGAGGAATGACCGAGAAGGACGACACCAGTCCGGAAATCAGCTGCCAATGCAATCCCGATATAAAGATCATGACAATGGCCGTCATCGAGATGATGTTGACCATCGGGGGCAGGGCATCGTTGGATTCCAGCGAACTGCCACCCATGGCGGCAAGATTCATGAACATGGCCGCGTAGCTGCCCATGGTTTCCAGAGCGGTCATGAAAATCCGGCCGATGAAACCGATGGTGATGCCGGTCATTAGTTCGGTGGTGATCAACAGAAATACGCGATCCAGATTGGTGTCCGGCAGGCTCTTCATGACCGGGGCCAACAACAGGGGCGCAAGGCCGATGGAGACGGCGATTGAAATGAACAGCCGCACATTCATCGGAATACGCGAGCTGCCAAAACCGGGCATGATCATCAGGCAACCACCAATGCGGCACTGGATCAGGAAAACGGCGAGCAATGTTGTGGGTTGTATCCAGGCCATGGCAAATCAGGACACGCTTCCGATGGTGATCAGCTCGACGCCGCGCGACACTTCCAGATGAGAGAGCACGGGCAGGGTCGGGAATAGGCGTTCAACGATCATGCGCACATAACTGCGGGCCTCAGGTGTGGTGAGCAGGGCGTAGCTCTGCTGGTTGGCGGTCTGCTCATGCACGACCTTGGTCAATTGCTGGCCAAACTGTTCAACCAGCTGCGGCTCCAGATCGATTTCGATGATATCGCCCTTGGCATCGCGTTTGAGCGCTTCATGGAAGGCCAGATCCCAGCGATTGCCCAGCCGGATGACACAGAGCTTGCCACCTTTTGCCAGATCGCCACAGATCTGTTGTCCCATGCGCACGCGCACATGCTCGACAACCTCTTCGGAGCGGCGCACATGGGGTGCGATTTCTGCAATGGCTTCCAGAATGAGATGCAGGTTGCGGATGGAAACACGCTCGGCCAGCAGCAGCTTGAGCACGGCCTGCAAGCCGGAGAAGCTGATATGGGCCGGGCAGATATCGTCGATCAGCTTTTTGTATTCCGGATCAAGACGATTGATCAGATGGCGCATATCCTTATAGGAGAGCAGTTGCGGCAGGTTGTTGCGGATCACTTCGCTCAAATGCGTCAGCACGATCGTGGTGCTGTCCACCGAGTTGAGACCGATGCGGTCTACCTCGCCCTGATAGGCGCTAGGAACCCAGATGCCGGGCATACCAAAGGCTGGTTCACGGGTTGGCTCGCCGGGCAGGCTTGCGGTCTTGTCTGGACCGGCCAGAACCAATAGCTCACCCACGCGCAGCTCATGGCTGGCGATGATCGTGCCGTGAATCTTGATTTCATAGCTTTTGGGCGGCAGTGCCAGGCTGTCGGTGAGATGGATATCTGGAACAACGAAGCCATAATCCTCGGCGAATTTGCGGCGCATCTTGGCCACGCGGTTGGCCAGATCATCGCGAGATGTCAGCATTTGCGCGGTCAGTTGCTTACCAAGGCAGAGTTCGATCTCTGCAGTTTTGAGGCTTGGCTTGGCCGACAGGCGATCCTGATCTTCCTTCTTCTTGGTTGCGATCATGGCCCGGCGTGCCTTCTCGGCCTCTTCCTCGGCCAGACGCTTGGGAATGGAATAGCCGGTAAAGATCATCACACCTGCCAGCGCAGCAAAAGGAAGCACCGGCAGACCGGGCATGATGGCCAGAATGATCATCAGGCTGGCAGCCACAAACAGGGCGCGGGGATATTTGCCAAGCTGTCCCATCACAGCCTTTTCAGCCGAACCGCGCGTGCCGCCCTTGGAGACCAGCAGACCTGCCGCCAGAGAGACGATGAGCGCAGGAATCTGCGAGACGAGGCCGTCACCCACAGACAGTTTCGTAAAGACATCGGATGCTTCGGCCATCGTCATGCCATGGCGGGTGGCGCCTATGACAATGCCGCCGAAAATATTCACTGCCGTAATGATGAGACCGGCAATGGCATCCCCGCGGACAAATTTGGATGCACCATCCATGGCGCCGAAAAAGGAGCTTTCCTCTTCCAGCTCACTCCGACGGGCCTGTGCGGCCTTGTCGTCGATGAGACCGGCATTGAGGTCGGCGTCAATGGCCATCTGCTTGCCGGGAATGGCATCAAGCGTAAAGCGGGCGCCCACTTCGGCGATACGGGTCGCGCCTTTGGTGATCACCAGAAAGTTCACGATCACCAGAATTGTGAAGACGATCAGACCAATAACAAAGTCACCGCTCATCACAAATTGCGAGAAGCCGTTGATGATATTGCCCGCAGCGTCGAGCCCTTTGTGCCCCTGCGACAAGATCATCCGCGTCGTTGCGATATTGAGTGACAGGC from uncultured Cohaesibacter sp. carries:
- a CDS encoding flagellar biosynthetic protein FliR — protein: MAWIQPTTLLAVFLIQCRIGGCLMIMPGFGSSRIPMNVRLFISIAVSIGLAPLLLAPVMKSLPDTNLDRVFLLITTELMTGITIGFIGRIFMTALETMGSYAAMFMNLAAMGGSSLESNDALPPMVNIISMTAIVMIFISGLHWQLISGLVSSFSVIPPGLTFDVQGSLIQFVDTLTEAFLVALRVSSPFVLYAVLANLSLGLLNKFTPQIPVYFVSMPFILMGGLLLTMFVVSEMVGIFIDALSIALSR
- the flhA gene encoding flagellar biosynthesis protein FlhA; translation: MSDSQVVAPIGMNSEKKGRDVGFAFGIVIILTILFLPIPPILIDIGLSLSIALSILILMVALWIQKPLEFSSFPTILLIATMLRLSLNIATTRMILSQGHKGLDAAGNIINGFSQFVMSGDFVIGLIVFTILVIVNFLVITKGATRIAEVGARFTLDAIPGKQMAIDADLNAGLIDDKAAQARRSELEEESSFFGAMDGASKFVRGDAIAGLIITAVNIFGGIVIGATRHGMTMAEASDVFTKLSVGDGLVSQIPALIVSLAAGLLVSKGGTRGSAEKAVMGQLGKYPRALFVAASLMIILAIMPGLPVLPFAALAGVMIFTGYSIPKRLAEEEAEKARRAMIATKKKEDQDRLSAKPSLKTAEIELCLGKQLTAQMLTSRDDLANRVAKMRRKFAEDYGFVVPDIHLTDSLALPPKSYEIKIHGTIIASHELRVGELLVLAGPDKTASLPGEPTREPAFGMPGIWVPSAYQGEVDRIGLNSVDSTTIVLTHLSEVIRNNLPQLLSYKDMRHLINRLDPEYKKLIDDICPAHISFSGLQAVLKLLLAERVSIRNLHLILEAIAEIAPHVRRSEEVVEHVRVRMGQQICGDLAKGGKLCVIRLGNRWDLAFHEALKRDAKGDIIEIDLEPQLVEQFGQQLTKVVHEQTANQQSYALLTTPEARSYVRMIVERLFPTLPVLSHLEVSRGVELITIGSVS
- a CDS encoding flagellin — encoded protein: MSNSILTNTSAMTALQTLNATNKNLDATQERISTGLRVSGAEDNAAYWSIATTMRSDNGALSAVQDALGLGAATVDTMYTAMNSTVDVMEEIKNKLVAAKEPGLDRAKIQSDITELQNQLKSISDSAVFNSENWLSSDPATTPTKSIVSSFSRDSSGAVQIETIDVDLAGIQLFDSAGANTGILDSAITIGTNVTGASVSDFDISAVTDDDLTGLDSLIDDVDAALSSITDAATNLGSIKTRVDLQNDFISALTDAIDRGIGQLVDADMNEESTRLKALQVQQQLGIQALSIANSGSESILSLFQ